The genomic DNA CTCTGTAACGGCTTAAATCCACTTTTTCAAATTCCAAGCTTTTTAGTTTTTGAACAACTTCCTCCCTGTCTTCTTTTTTCCATATAACGAGAACAGAATTCTGTCTTGAATTTTTTTGGACAGTCTGAGAAACACCGGGAGAGATATCTGGGTTTTCGTATTTGGAAGGGATGTATCCAGCTGAGGTCTCGTAAAAAATACCGCTAGTGATTTCTTCCAGCGGTTTGTCCATGTCTCTCCAATTTTCCAGAAGATCCAAGCTCTCTCTTGCCTTTTCCTCTCTGTCTTTGAGAGAAGACATCCTCTCTTCAATATCACGGACCTGAAGGACGACATCTTTATAGTCAAAATCTTCGACGATTTTTAAAAGCTCTTTTGTCTTAAGGACAAGTTTTTCCCCGACGACGCTCTGGAGAAAGCTTTTCGGGACACTGTATTTATCCAAAAAGCTCTCGGCGCTTTTTATTTCCGAAAGAATATTTGAAGAGTCTTTGGTTCGTGTTTCATCTTTGTAGTCTCCAAGAGCTTCTTTGACTTTAACGGAAACTTCATCTTCTATTTGAATAATTCCGAGCGCTTGCAGTCTTTTTAGATAAGTTTCCTCTTGGGCTGTGGATCCTACAATCCTGACTTTTGACATGAGTTCAATGCTCAATCAAAACCCCACCTCTTTTAAAATTTTCTCTACTGCTTTTGACGAATTATTCTTGGAAGAACTCCTGATGTTTTTTATTTCATTTTCGAATTTTATCCTCATGTTGGAGATTGTCTTTTGTGATTCTTCTTCGGCAGTTTTGAGAGATTCTTCAAGTCTTTTTTTATAAGACCCTTGAATTTTCTTTATCTCGTTTCTGACCTCTTCTTCAGCTTCGATTATTTTTTTGTCAGCTTTGTTCTGCGCTTCAGAGATTATTTTTTCCGCTTTTTCCTCTGATTCTTTTATCTTTTGAATTATGTCAATAGCCATTAAACCTCCTCAAAACGAAAAATTTAATATGGAAACACAGAAATAAAAATATTATCAGAATTGTCGGAATACTTCAAACAAAATTGCTGTAGATTTTGCCGGGATATGTTGTTATACATAGAAAATGGCAATTTTAGTATTTTCGCTGATAGTCTCCGTTGTATTTCCGGGATACCGAATAGCGCAAATACGCCGAGTTTCCAGTGATACTATCCTCGTCGTGACCTCTGAAAACGGAGCATGGAAGGGCTGTTCTCCGGAATCTCTTTCTATTGTAAACGGAACAGAAGATTTTTTTCTCACCGACGGCGTCAAGTTTGGCGACTATTACGTTTTCTCCACCTGCGGTTCGGGAATGCTTTTGATAGGAAGAAGTTGGTCGGAAAGATGGGGATTTTCAAAAATGGGTCCTAACAGGCAGTATTGTTCGTCAATGGAATTTTATCTGGGTAAACTTATCGCGGGTTTTTCAGACGGTCTCTGTGAAACCCTAAGATCCGGCATAAAACCGTGGGATTTTTTTCAAAGGGGAAAAGCTTCCTATACTTTAGATATAGCCGTAAACGGCGAATTATCCTCGACTTCAAATCTCTCAGGCGTTTTTTTCATCAGATCAAACGGCCAGGCTGAAAACCTTCTTTTCCCGGACTCATTATCGCACAACAAAAATCTTTTTTTCCTCTCTGAATCGCTTCTCGTGGGAACCGATTCAGCAATATGGCTTTTCGACGGTTTTTTATGGCATCTAGTAGGTAAAACCCCGCCTGTTTACTGTTTTTATGTGGATTCCGCCTATATCTGGGTCGGCACCTTCAAAGGCGTAGAAATATACGACAGAAAATACTTGAGAAAAATATTCGAATACGGGAATTGTCCTGTTTACTCAATATGCAACTTCAAAGGAAAATGGCTTTTTGGCACACCCCTTGGCTTGTTTTCCGATTCTCTTCCGAGCTCAGAGCAGGCAGAAAATGAAATCGTCAATACTTTCAGGGAATACCCCCACCCCTTTATAGACCCTCCTTTTCCCGCGGGTTTCAACATTTCACCTGATCAGACTTATCTCTTTGCATCGACTTTTGACGGCAAACTCAGAATTCATAAAGGTATCGATTTCAACAACCCCGCTTACACTCCCATAACAGCAGGTTTCGACGGCGAAGTAGTATCCGCGGGAACTTCATCCACGGGGGCAAACTACATCACAGTGAGGTATTTCAATCACCCCGACGAATTCGGAGCGATTTTCATGCACGCCCATCTGGCAGAGCTTTCAAGCCTGGGAAAAGGCGATAACTTCAGGGCAAAAGACACTTTAGGTTACGTTGGCCGCACCGGAAGAGCGACAAACGACCATCTACATCTCGAGGCAAGAATAGACAACCACGGTTCCTATTTTTCCGTGAACCCTTTAATTTGGATAAAACCCGGAGAGGGAACAGGGGCGGTGGCTGGAATCATAACCGAAAACGGAGTTCTTCTCGAAGGGGCTAAAATCTACGGCGTTTTCAAACCCGACAACGTCGAAACTCCATTTATTTACGCTGAAACTTACCCCAGAGGCATTATCAGCGACCCTGAACTCGGCGAGAATTTTTTCATAGACGGAGTTTTACCTGGTTTTTACGAAATAAACATCAAACACACGGGCAGAGAGTCACAAAAATGGACATTAGAAGTCCGACAGGGTTTGATAAGCTGGGTGGAAATCGATGTCTCCCTTTGAAAGAACTTTAAAAATTCTGGGGAATATCCCACGTAGTTCCTTCTGCGTTTCGTTTGAGCGCCCACCGGGAAAGACAGTTTTAGCTGTCAATCAAAATAAGTTGATGCACAGCGCGAGCTTGATGAAACTTCCAGTCATGGCGGCTTTGTTTTCATCGGAAAACGAAGGTTCAATAACTCTATCTTCCTTGGTAAGGCCAAAAAACACCTTCGAAAGCCATATAGCCGGTAAAACCTTTTCGGTCGAAAATACTCTTGAAGACAGGCAGTATTCACTGTTTGAATTGACTGAAAAAATGATCGTCAACTCAGACAACCAGGCGACATGCATTTTGATGGAAAATCTGCCTCTGTCGAGGATAAACCGTGAAGCTTATCAATGGGGCATGAAAAAGACTAAAATTCTGAGAAAAGTAATGGACATTCCCGCTCACGAAAAGGGAATCGACAACCTGACAACAGCATCTGATGTCTGCAGTTTTTACAGAAAACTCCTCTCAGGTGAAGGCATTACAGAATACGCGCGAAAGACGATGATAGATTTTCTTGTTTCCGCCAAACACTTGGGCAGAATCCCTGTAAGTATTACGAATAAATGGCAGACAGCTCATAAGACGGGGACAGTAACCGGTAAGGTTTATGAAAGCGGAATTGTATTTTCAGAACCACCAACTATTTTCGCTGTCATGGTTTGCAATAAGAACATGAGCGGTGGAGAAACTGCAATAAAAGATATTTTGGAGAGTTTTTTCCTTGAATAAACGGATTAATTTTCTTTTAAATCGAATTTTTTGAGCTTCAAGACCTTTATATCTTCCCCCTCGCAAAAACGTTCAACAAGTTGTTTGTCTTCTTCAGGGAAAAACCCGTTTTTAAGCGATATATTCATTATCACTACGTAATAAGGTTCGTGGTTTAATTTGCAAAGATTGACTTCGTATTTTCGGAGTATAATGCCCGCGCACTTCATCAGCAGTTCTTTTTCTTTGGTAGCCATTGAAACAATTACATTGTCCGATTTTGATTTTCCCTCCCTGTCAATTTCCTCTATCACACTTGCTCTTTTTTGGATTGATTCCTTTGCTAGGTTTAGAGCGTCTATGCCTGCTTTAATCTCCTGGGCGAGAATCTCAACAGGGGTTTCAAATCTATGGAATCCCTCGATGGAAAAATATATTTCATAGACAAGATTTTGATCGTAACCAACGAGATAATTTTTTACTTCCATAAGTTTTGAAACAAAAACATTCTGCATTCCTTCAGTAAAGTCTCTGTACGACTCAAAAGTTTCGCTGAAATATTCCTTTAGTCTTTTGTATGCTTCTTCTTCCGATACAAAAACGTCGAGGTCGCATTGAAGATCGAACATAAAGACGCAGATGTCACCGTAATTTTTCGCGGGTATGAAATTGGTGACGAAAAATCCTGGGATTTTTTCTATATCCTCGATGAATTTTATCTCGAATTCTTTTGTAATGCAGGATTTGGAGTCAACCATGACGATTTTAAAATGAACTGAAAATTCGTTTGAGAACACCATCGAAACATATATTTGTGATGTTTTCGAATTTCCAAACTCTTTTACGAGGAGCGGTATTATTGCTCTTGAATAATGTTCCTGCCCTCCGGCGAGATAATTCTTAAAATTCATGTAATTTGATGAAGGAAGCTTGCTCAGGGCTTTCATCATATTTTTTTTCAACCTTTCCAAATCATCTCCGACGTAGAAATTGCCATCAGAACTGCTTATTTCAAGTCTGATTACTTTTATTCCGTCTTTTGTTATGAAAGTCTTGTCAAATTTTCTCTGCGCTTTCTGAACGGATTGATCAATCCTGAGTAAAATGTCATCCAAGGTCAAATTCTGCTGAAAAGCCGCGGCTGTGATGCATGTCAACTCTTCTCTGTTGGTGGTCAGGTTTTCGACGGATAAAGCGCCTTGCTCCGTCTCTCTGACCCTGTTCACCAATTGAAAATTAATAAGTATCTGATCCCCGATCTGTTTTGTCGTCCTCTCTCTGAGATACTCAGTTGAACGGCTGGCGAAGAATTTAGCTATTTCACCTTCCGGAGCCGTAATTTTCTTCTTTACTTCTTCCCTGTCCTTTAACTTTTCTTCGAGATATTGAACAACTCTCGCCATCATTTCTACTTTTCCTGATTCCGAAGCTACAAGGGCTGTAGTGCCGGTCATGCCCCAGGAAGCGAAATTCAGCGTTCTTGTGATGCTGTCTTTTTCTTCAAAAAGGGCTTTTCTCAGTTCACCGTCTTCCGGTTTTATGTACATCAATATCAAGCCGACATTTTCGGTCTTGTCGTCATCTGGTATGTCGACGACAAAAGCCGCGAGCCTCGTAATGTTGAATTTTCGGGAATGTATAACTCCAACACACGCTTCCGACATACCCGCCCAGTCGCTTGAAGCGACGCAAAAAACGACTCCAATCTTTTTTTCTTCCTCAAAAACATCTTTGGATACGACAAAGGTAGCAGTTGAAGCTTTGTCCCATGAATAGAGCGTTTCAGAAACCAAATCCCACATAACTCTCGTGGGAAATTCATCTTCGGATTTCGATATAATTTTTTTCGCTCTAATTACAAAGTCTTCCGGGACAATGCTTTCTTTTTCAAACCGTATATTCATAAAATTCTTTAATGAGTCATGGCATAGCTTATAATATTTATGCCCATTTTGAAAGCCTGTTCTCTTATTTCTTCAGGATCACGATACACTCTGAAATCAACCCAGCCGTCTGATATATTGCTTTCGTAGGTATAGAATAGACACAATCTGCCATCCATTTCTATGCCCCAACCTTCAGGATCTTTTCCGTCGTGCATGTGGATTTTGGGCAACCCCAAGGTAAAACAGTATGGCCATCTGTAAATAATGTGGTCCAAAGGTATCCTCTCAAATTCCAAATCGGGAAAAGTCTCGGAGATAAAATCCCTCACATCCTTATCAAACCCATAATCGTCATCAATATATATGAACCCGCCTTGTTCTAAGTAGCTTCTGAAAGCCGCCTTCTCCTCTTCGGAAACCTCCAAACCGCCGTGACCTGTCATAAAAACCATTCGCGTTCGTTCTTTAAGAGCGTCTTCTATGTTTAGAGATATTTCAAGAGTTGATAAATCCAAGCTTAACCTTTCGTTAGCCTCTGCAATCAAATTAACTAAGCATGAAGGGTTGTTGTACCAATCTCCGCCTCTGTATTGCAGCCTTGCAATTTGGGGGCTGTTTAAGACGCTTGTAAAAATGAAAATTAGAAGAGACTGAATCATAAACTGAAATTAATCGTTTTGTCTTCATCTATGAAAACGTCTTGTCCTGATTTCTTCTTTTTCGCGTTATTCTTTTCCGTGAGATAATTTTCCAGTTCCTTTTTCCTTTTTTCCAGATTTTCCACCGTTTGAGTGAGTTCAGACACCTTCTTTTTTATTTCGCCAATGTCCGATTGTGCCGTTTCAGCGTCTCCAAAAGTTATCGGTTCATAATCTTTAGAGGTTTGAACGTCTGGGTATGATTCAATTTTGCTTCTCAAATCAGAAAGTTCTTCAGAGAGGATAGAATTTTGGTTTTTTAGATTTTCTATTGTCTCTTCAAACCTCCTTCGGTCTGAATCCTCAAATTCTTTTATGCTTTCAGAAGGAACTTTCGACTCTAGATTTTTTCTGTATTTATTCAGCTCTTCACAATCATTTTCCAATTTGGTTTTTTGAAGAGTCAAGTATTCATTCTGTTTTTTTATTTTTGAAAGACTTCTCATTCCCTCTTCTACGCCCTTTTCGATTTCTTTTTTCTTGTTCATTGTTTCGGAAATCGTGAAAAGAAGCTTTGTGTTGTTGTCTTTTGCCCCGTTTATTGATTTCTCAATCAAGTTCAGTTCATCGAGAGTTGATCTTTTTTTCTTTCCGAGTATGTCTATTTCTTCCTTCAATACTGCTATATTTTTTTGCGATAGTTGATATGACTCTTTTTCAGAGTTGTATTTGTTTCGCAATTTAGCAGTCTCAGAACGAATATCCTCGCTTTCTTTTTTCAATTTTTCATTTTCCAGCCTTATCTGTTTAAGCATTTCCGTAATCTCTGCTAAATCGTCGGATATAATGTTTTTAGTCTCAAACATGGAGCTTCTTTCTC from candidate division WOR-3 bacterium includes the following:
- a CDS encoding M23 family metallopeptidase is translated as MAILVFSLIVSVVFPGYRIAQIRRVSSDTILVVTSENGAWKGCSPESLSIVNGTEDFFLTDGVKFGDYYVFSTCGSGMLLIGRSWSERWGFSKMGPNRQYCSSMEFYLGKLIAGFSDGLCETLRSGIKPWDFFQRGKASYTLDIAVNGELSSTSNLSGVFFIRSNGQAENLLFPDSLSHNKNLFFLSESLLVGTDSAIWLFDGFLWHLVGKTPPVYCFYVDSAYIWVGTFKGVEIYDRKYLRKIFEYGNCPVYSICNFKGKWLFGTPLGLFSDSLPSSEQAENEIVNTFREYPHPFIDPPFPAGFNISPDQTYLFASTFDGKLRIHKGIDFNNPAYTPITAGFDGEVVSAGTSSTGANYITVRYFNHPDEFGAIFMHAHLAELSSLGKGDNFRAKDTLGYVGRTGRATNDHLHLEARIDNHGSYFSVNPLIWIKPGEGTGAVAGIITENGVLLEGAKIYGVFKPDNVETPFIYAETYPRGIISDPELGENFFIDGVLPGFYEINIKHTGRESQKWTLEVRQGLISWVEIDVSL
- a CDS encoding serine hydrolase, which translates into the protein MHSASLMKLPVMAALFSSENEGSITLSSLVRPKNTFESHIAGKTFSVENTLEDRQYSLFELTEKMIVNSDNQATCILMENLPLSRINREAYQWGMKKTKILRKVMDIPAHEKGIDNLTTASDVCSFYRKLLSGEGITEYARKTMIDFLVSAKHLGRIPVSITNKWQTAHKTGTVTGKVYESGIVFSEPPTIFAVMVCNKNMSGGETAIKDILESFFLE
- a CDS encoding DUF4159 domain-containing protein, whose amino-acid sequence is MIQSLLIFIFTSVLNSPQIARLQYRGGDWYNNPSCLVNLIAEANERLSLDLSTLEISLNIEDALKERTRMVFMTGHGGLEVSEEEKAAFRSYLEQGGFIYIDDDYGFDKDVRDFISETFPDLEFERIPLDHIIYRWPYCFTLGLPKIHMHDGKDPEGWGIEMDGRLCLFYTYESNISDGWVDFRVYRDPEEIREQAFKMGINIISYAMTH